Within Triticum dicoccoides isolate Atlit2015 ecotype Zavitan chromosome 1B, WEW_v2.0, whole genome shotgun sequence, the genomic segment TAAATCATACAAagctaacatttttcttcaatgaaATTGTTGTTAGACCAGAAATGTTTGAACCCAGCATTAGCAGCAAGCATCTGTTATTCGCACTATCTCTTCTTTGTTCCGTTATGCTTTTGCAAAATTTCTTTGCTCATTTATTACTCTATGGTTTTGTAGGGTTTACTTATTGCAAATATTTCTTGCTAGTTGGATTATGGTAAGTCTTCTCGTAATCTTCATCGGGTGCATAAGCGGTATGTAGCTCAGGAACTACATAGTCTTTAGAGCAAGAAATTCCCATGTTCTTAATTGTGCAACAAAACCGACATATTCTCCCAATACTAGATCCCCATATGGGTATTTTCCAATTAATTTGTTTTAAAAGCAACATTGATGTAAGATGAGGCAACTTCAATGTAGGCGTAGAAGCAACTTCCTTGCACTGTGTATAGTAGTGGGTTCACATATAATTTGGAATTTTCCTACCGTGACTATTAAATTGTCTGCCGGTGATGCTTAGTTATCGGTAATTAGTTTTCTGCAAGACTATAAAAGTTGCTTATAAGTGATGCTTAGTTGTCTTCTATGTTTACTAGTAGCCAACCATGACTGAAAAGTGGTGTAGCATTGCTAATTAGTTGCCTACAATAATGTTAAAGTTGTTATCATCGTTGCATAGTTGCCCTCCTCTGACTTAAGTTGTAtacaatactactccctccgttcctaaatacaagtcttttaagAAATTTCACTATAGagtacatacggagtaaaatgagtaaAACATATACTCTAaaaggcatatatatatatatatatatatatatatatatatatatatatatatatatagtctctATATTGAAAGctcttaaaagacttatatttaagggacgaagggagtataaaaCTACATATATCCCTATTAATAAAGGAAGGTGATATTCTTGGCCCATCATGAGATTTTGAGGAAAAGCCCCTGACGATTTTAGAAATCAACCCATAGTCTTTCGTTTGCATTGTCTGTTGTGCTTGTCGATTGACTGGGCCTTAGCCTGGGCATGCGTTGCTGAGTTCGTCGCTCGCTGGGCTTGTACTACAAAAGCCAATGTAGCTAGGCCTTCACATGTGTCCAGCGACGTCGTCGTTTCATGTCACATGTATATACTCTCAAAACGAAAAAATAGCGAGCGGGCTTGAACTGTGATGGCGAGGTAATAGCCTGACTCAAGAACCAACCCATCCAACTagtaatttttttgcaaaaaaagacAAGAAGGTACGAGAGCAACTaagtaacgagcgctccttcgggagcctcgcaatgaTCAACACCACTAGACGCGctgtcagccattcgccacgtgtcgtgctctgaatgctccctccgaattttgtttctttttgcacgcgttttcggctttttaaatgttttttttcgatgttttggttttccaccgttCTTCCCTAGTTTTTTGACAAAAAaactttttttgcattttttttgtacaaaaacgcgtttttttctttcaagagaggcacagttttgcttccgcaagagtcacgcccgtgcctctcgaaaacggaaaaagaaacgcgttttctttttttttctttcgcaagaatagcggttttgcttccgtgagaggcacggttgtgctttcgcgagagtcacggtcgtgcttctcggaaatgaaaaaaaatgcatttttgtttttttttcctttcacgagtcacggttttgcttccgcgagaggcacggtcttGCTTTtgcaagagtcacggccgtgcctcctcggaaacgattcttttgtgagagtcacggttttgcctccgcgagaggcacggttgtgatttcgtcagaggcacgggcgtgtcTCTTTCGGAATgggaaaaaacccgtgctcccggttcggttttttgtccggttttttcgtgaaaaaaaagttatcaacatgggatctagttttgaagatctcgacgcgagcaaTCCAATGGCAAAAGCGGTTCaaaatttggacgcacggtttaagagataaaacattttaaataaacggatctccgaaaaaaagaaaaattccccgattgcgacaagtggcgcacatgcagcgcgccacttgtcgcaactggGAAAGTTGGAGTGATCTTCGCAACGAGTACTCTTTAACTAGTGATTTCGAGAAGGTAGCCTCTCATCGGTGAAGCGAGTTTCTCCGCACAAAAAGAAACTTGGGTTCCATCCTGTATGTGATGCTGTGATGAATCCGGTGAACAATTCCCTATACTACACGGAGGTGGCCGCGGGATCAATAGGTTTTCCTATACTATTGACGATGCAAACGCGAAGCGGGATCGATAGGTTTTAATATGTGTGAACTTTTTTATGACAAAAAATAAATTTAAATTATATTATTATTAAATTGATTATCATATACTCATTTTAAATATATATTTGAATTATTTATTTAGTATACCTGAGTATATATATTTGACTTGTTTATTTACTTACTAAGATATTTATTTTTGAAGTACAAAAAACACTATACCTATTTTCATGGGCCGCAGCGATTGCGTCTACTTGGGCCGCATAATTTCGAGTGATGCCAGGCTACCGCTCGGTAAGCGACAAGCCTTTCTTTCCGAAGCCCATTAGCCCTTctctccccacgccgccgccgctatTCCGTCGACTCCATTGCtgccgcccgccggagccgccacTTTTATACTCCGCCGCGAGCTCTCCCAtggccacggccacggccacggcaACTGCTCCGCTCATCCTATCCCATCCCTGAAGCGAATCCAGCGCAGTGCGGACAACGAGGAAAGGGAGTCAcatggcggccacggcggccgaggAGCCCCGACGGGACGTCGACGGCGAGCTGAGGTGGGTGTTCCCTGCTTCCTCCCCATCTGCCCCTTACTCCTACCGCATCTCTAGTTCTCACTCTCCGCCTCGCTCCCCACCCAGCGGCGCGCCCGCCGTCGGGCTCGACCCCGGCCCAGGGTCGCGTGACGCGGCGCCGGCCCCCGAACCCACGGCGATGCCATCGCCGGCGGAGGGGTCCTCGTCGATGAAAAAGCTGGGGAAGCTCTTCAGGCTCACCGAAGTGCACCTCTGGTAATCGATCCCCTCGCCCATCTCCGACCCTCCTCGTTCAGCTCAGAGATTCTTTTCCCCCTTACACAGCTCGTTTCCTCCCTGCAGGGATGATTTTTATGTGAAGCCTCACGATTGGCGTGCTGCTGAGACGGCTGGTTCCAATGTAAGAAGATTCCAGCCTCTTTCATCTTGCTTTAGCTCTTGAATGATTATGAGGCTTGTGCTTGGTCGTCACCTCAgttgctttagctcttggaaaatgTTGCTTCTTCTGTAGCCCGTCGAGCAGCCTATTAGTTTTACAAAGACTATTTGACAAACAGAAAATGTGATTTACATCTTACCTTCAGAGATAATAGTCCCAATTGTGCCACTGTTCTTGGTGGCATGAGCTTCAGTCAGAGTTCTGTTGTGAAGAACAGAACAGCCAGGGAACAATCGGCATGCCAACTAGCGTATATCACACAAATTTGCAGAGGAAATAGGCCCAACACTAGCCCCCCTACAAGGCTATAACTACAATGTCGGAAACTGACCTACCTGGACATGGAAAAGGGTTCGGTTCTGCTTGACGAGATACTGATATAATACATTTCAAGTGTACTTGAACTAACATTGGCATGCTAGTAAAATGTTGCATCCATGCTTGGCACTTGTTGAAGATATCACTTCCTTCTACCAGCATGTTTTATTGCACTAGCATCATGTTTCAAAAGAATAGCTCGTGCGGTTGAACTAGCTACGTCATGGTTTACGATTTTACTTCCTGAGCAAGACCGTCAAATCAGTATACTGCATATGCCAACATCATTTTATTGAGATCACTTGAAAAATTGAATGGTGAATACACGTTACATGATGCATTGAGTTGAAATGTCGCTAATGTTTTGTCTCCTTTTTGGGGTTTTTTGGGGGTGCGGGAGAAGGGGGGTAAATACAGCAAGTTAAATATTTATCTTCCTTGCAGATTATGCTAGTTGATGTTGTTTTTTGTTTCATGGTCTTCATTCTCCAATTTGTGTTTCAGCCTTCTGTACAAGCAATTTGAAAAACCTTCAACTTTGCAGGGATCTCAAACAGCTAAAACCCGCAACAAAGCAGCCAAACAGACAGATGAAGGTGCAATTTGCTTTCCTGTAATCCAATGAGTTTTTTTTTCTTCTGACATTCGTAAACACCCTACTTGCAGCATTGGCTCATATCATAACTCACTGTCCCCGCACAGACAGCACATAAAAAATCATACGAACAAATCATTACAGATTGTtattcttcttttgctgcaagtacCCACCAATTTCTTCTGATATACTATCTGTTGTTTCTTGATATCAATAGACCATTCATTTGTTGAAGATATGGAATTGGCTAGTCTCATGGGTTCTTTGGGGCTTCCTGTCTCATTCAGCACAAGGAAAGAGGTAAGTGCCCAAAACAGCATGTACTGTTCTGCTGCTGGTTAATCTGTACCCTAAGCCCTTACGTGTTACAGAAAAAGAAGACACCTGCCAAGGGTAAGCATCAAGGACGACAAGCACCATATGAAGCGGCAAGTACTCCAATGGATGATAATGTAAGGACATGCACACATTCTGAAGAACTGGAACAAGTTCAGGAGTCGATGGATTGCATGGAGCAAACAAACTCATGCGTTTCATCTAGGGCTGCTGCGGGTTACAGTGAAGTCTACCATGGTGATGTTGACAAGACGCTTGGTGAAGACAGTATTAATCAGTGTGAACCAAATGGTAACATGAGCAGTCCAGTAAAATCAGGCTCTCCTGTTCAAGAAAATCAAGCTGCGGACAGTTCTATGCAGTTGAACGAAGTGATGCTGGGGCAACATTCTGTTGATGATGAATCTATAATGTCCTGTGATGAACTTTGTCATGAAGAAAAATCATCTGAAAGAGAAGATAAAATATCTGGGGAGACTCCACCCACGTCCTATGATAATAATGATCCATGTCCAGCAGAACCATCTCCTGTTAATAATCATGTTGAAAACTCTGGCTCTGGTTTTTACTATGAATGCGGAGATTGGCAGGTTCTTTGGGATCAGTTCTATAGTCAgtattactattacaacatccagaCACAGGAATCTACATGGGATCCCCCTCAAGGATTGGAGGATTTTGTATCATATTGTAGCACATATTCATCTCAAGGGATAGATGAACAAGTATCACAATTGACAAGCACACTTGTGGAAGAACACAATAAAATCAATGCAGAGCTTGACAAATCATCTGGAGTCTTATCCTGTGTCAAGCATTATATCTCACAACCTGATGAAGATGCTGTACAATATGGAGCTAACGCGAGCCCACATGACAATGGAGAAACAACATTTGGTAAGATGTGTGTTCCATTTTATGTGATCCGCAAGAGATTTATTATTTTGCATTGATGCCAGAGGACATTGCTTACTGTGTTGATACAGTACAAGTCCTTATGCTGACAGTTCACAAAATAAACTCAATAACTAATATCCTTATCCATCACATTAATTATTTTTATCTAGACATTTCTTTCTCATAGCTGTATATTCTATCCTTACCCATAATTACTATTTTGTTTAATGATATCAAGCATTCTTATCTGGCAGATCAGGCTGGTGACAACAGCCATCTAGATGAGCAGAGGCATGATCTTTACAATGAAGCACAAAGTTTATCAGACATTACTGATAAAGAGTCGATATATCCAAGGTGTGCCTGATTATACTAATTGTTGTTCCCTTGCTTCCTCGACATATAGATGGTTTTCATTAACATCTCATCTCTATGTAGTGCGATAGCTACCATCAATGAAGTACAAGATGCTGAAAATATGCAGAATGATAGTTCAGTGGCTGAACTGTTAGAAGTGAACCAGGAAGCTACCAccaccaaaaagaaaaagagagtAAGGAGATCTCAATCGTGTAAGATCATATTACTCAGTTAGAGCTCCCTAGGAGTTGTTCGTGCTATTTTCTTCACATGATATCGTTGACTGGCAGATTTCTTCATTTTCTGGGAGGGTGGTGTCAATATGCAGCTTGTTGCTGACCTACATCTTTTGTACTTCTTCTATTTATGTATATAAGGTAACTAACTATTTGTTTCATTCCACAGCTCATTCATGTCAGGACTTGGCAGAAAACATTTCCAATGACATCGCCAAGTATTGGAATCAGCGGTACTCGCTTTTCTCCCTTTTTGATAGTGGTATAAAGATGGATGAAGAGGGGTGGTTTTCAGTAACGCCAGAGCCCATTGCAAAGCATCATGCATCTCGTGTTGGTGCGGGCACATTGATTGACTGTTTCACAGGAGTAGGTGGAAATACCATCCAGTTTGCCACAAAGTAAGTCACTGCCATCGTGTTATTATATCTTCTGTTAGTGATAATGAATGATATGTTATGATGAACCCTTACTTTTCTGTAGCTCCTTTTTTTTCCTTTGCTTGATTATAGTGGTTGCTGGTAACCTTGAGTATTATGTATCTTCTTTGCTTCAACGGCATGCTTGGTCGAGAATGAATGACAGTAGAAACTGTGTTTGTGTGCTCATCTAGCTTATACCGAGGTATTTGTGTCTTGTAAAATGACATTGTATCAAAATGATGGCTTCTAAGATGTTTTACCAGTATTTAGGGTTATAACTGACTTTCTTAGCATGCATATGGTTGAAGGTGATATCAGGTGGACTTTCTTATTTCTTCTACAGTACTCAAACTGTAGATTTCCATGTACCTGACATCTTTTTTCCTTCTCCAGGTGTAAGCATGTTGTTGCTGTTGACATTGACCCGCAGAAGATTGATTGTGCACAGCATAATGCAACTGTTTATGGAGTAAATGATCATATAGACTTCATTATAGGAGATTTTATCCATATAGCACCTCATCTGAAGGTATGTATGCCTTATACCTTCAAATTATCACGCCTTTAGGTTTCTGCACATGTCATTCCGTACAGCTGCATATCTTTCATAGCTGCCAGTGAGAACACATTTGTTTGATCATTTTCGTTCACTGTAACTATTAGGTAGGGTACCGATATTTTGCCATTAGAAGTCCAACAAGAGGAAGTTTTTGTTGTAACCGTTTTTGGAATCATAGGGCATAGCCTCGGTTTCAGTTTATTAGAAAATGCACCAATTATAAGCATTCAAGTTCAGTCCCAAAACATAATCATAGATGACTGCCACTGCCATAATGATAACTTCCTTCTTAATGTAAACAAGTTTAAAGCATCGACATGCTTAGTTGTTAACCAAACGTTAAGGCGAGAGAAATTAGCTAGCAGCAGTGCTAAGAGATGTGACAGAAGGGGCTAAGATCAGGAAGCTTCACAGCACCGCTAAGCTAAAGAAATTACCTTcttattgccatgacactcttatCGCTCTACAAGTTGGTCTGTATGCTTTTGTGAAAAGTTGATGTGTGCAGGGAGAAACTGTCTTCATGTCACCTCCATGGGGTGGACCGGACTATGCAAAAGTAGATGTTTATGACATCAAAACCATGCTCAAGCCTTGTGATGGGTGAGCTCCTTGGTTCAGAATATTGCTTGTTTCCTTGCTGTGCTCGCATATGTTCACATGCCCTAGTCAAACTTTTCAGGTACCATCTCTTCAAAGTTGCCACGGCGATCGCTTCGAGAGTAGTCATGTTCCTTCCTCGCAACAGCGACCTAGACCAGCTGGCGGACATGTGCTTGTCGGTCGATCCTCCATGGGCTGTTGAGGTATGTACATTTGTTGTGATCTTTGTCATGTTGGCTTGACATCACCGCAGTGTAGCGTTGGCAATGCCTCTAGACCAATGTCATAGTGGGCCCTTCTGTTCTGGCAGGTGGAGAAGAATTACCTCAACGGGAAGCTGAAAGCCATAACAGCCTACTTTGAGGAACAGGGCAGCGTAGACGAAAACTGCATTTTTCGTGAACAACGCCGATGATACTCCATGCATCCGAAATCCAAGTATTCTGCTGGATGGAAGATTCTGTGCCGGTGTTTGGTACCCTTGGGCAGCAGAGCATACCACTGAATTCAATGGATGATTGGTCGATTCGCCGAGAAACTTAGTATCATGGATCCTTAATGCTTCTGCTGTGCCGAGCTTTGGATGATGACGATACTGTCATGCTGAAGAAGTATCTGGATCGTGTAGTTACTTGTATGTGGTTTAGTTTGTACCGGTGCAAATTTGGGTAGCCCTGAATCATGGGCAGTATTTTCCACCGCTTATACATGGTTTCACCATCAACTGCTGATTGTAGTTAGATGACAGAGGAAGGCTGGGATTATATTTTTTTATGGAACAAACTgggtaaaagaaaaaggaaatttcCTTTATAAACATGAATTTTGGGATCATCTATTATCCAAATAAATGCACCACTAATTAGTAACTTCATTATTTCACAAAGGCATTTCAAGGCTTGCTCTCCATTATCTTTGCTCTTGTTCCCTACCTCCTTTAATATCCGCACCTCCGAACGGGCAATTGTCGGCTTGTTGGAATTTTTTTTGACATAGGTTTCCAAGAGCAGTTGAAAACGTTGTACTTACATTCATAATTTGGAAACACATCCTGCTATTATTCGTCTTTCAACAGTACCAGTATTCCTATTTGATTGGAAAGAGAGGAATCAAATCAGCCAAACATGAATAGCAGCACTACAAATAGAAGCCAACAAACTCCACCAGGTTTTGACAGTACCAGTACTCTTattcacatatgtgtacatactccTCCATGAGAATGCTGTCCAAAAAAGGGGCAGACATTCACAAACACCAGCCAATTCAACAATGCCATACACAAGAGCGGTTCGTCAGGAGCAACACCATCAAAACGACACGATTCTCCGCGGGAAACTTCATCAACAACGCCTTCACGTTTGCGCGCTAACCGTTATTGTCGCCGGATCCTTGTTCTCAGGGAAGAGgggtcttcagccaccttcagCGACTTCTTCCAGCCTCTGCCCGATGACGTAGCGCTCATCCCTGATCGAATCATGGAGTTTCGCGCACAGCAGCTTGGAGATATAGCAGAGCGCGCAAGGGCCGAGGGTGCCCAGCCACGCGAAGCGGTAGACTGCTGAGTTCGTGGCGGCAGAGTAGCCGAATCTTGGGAAGACGCCCTTGGCAAGCACATAAGGAATGCACAGAGCAGGGAGCAGCCTCGTGGCGATAGGCACGAATAGTTCTCGGAGGAAAAATCGCAGCCGTGCCTTCCCCGAACGAGAACCCGCAGCTTACCGAAGGATCTTTGGACTCCACCTTTCATCGATGAAATGGGCAAGGAAAGGTGTGTCCCTAGTCTCATGGGCCTGCAAGGCAAAAACCAGGCCACTTGAAAAAGTTTGCAATGTTGGACCTAACTATAAGCTACTCACAATAGTTTGCCCAAAAGTGTGGCAAATAGAAATAGCGATAATTAATCCGTAGGAGACAAGCAAATATAGGGATTACATGAGTTTAATAGTGGGCATAATGTATAAAAACTGAACTCCGGGATGAGATGTGACTTTTAACATAATAATTTGGAGGTgttttctttttggtacttgcttTAGCAGTGGGGTTTCCACAACCAGTGCAATTTGAGTGCAATGTACGTACCAAATTAGTCCCTATCTGATTATATTAAAAAATCTCAATTTTTTTCATTTTAAGTTTGGTATAATGAGAGGACGGAAAGCAACAAGAGAAGTTGCGACTCACCAGCATCACCCAGATTCTCAGAGATCGAAATCACAGGAACCAAGTGTAGAAAAGCGAAACTTCATCATCAGGCCCAGCGGGTGATGGTATTAGCAATAAATCAACCAGTGACCCGATCAAGAAAGGAACGATGCCCGACTGAGAGCAGAAAACACAAAGTTCTTTGGCCATAGCATGAAATAGATTAAAGAAAAATACAAAGGAAACCGCCGCAATTAAAGTTGCTCACCCATAAGAACACAATCAGAGATTGGCTCAAATTTCGAAGGTGCGTTCTCCCTTTAGTCATGTAGGCAAATGCATCTCTAGAGGCACCAATAGCAGTTACTACGATGCCAAATCCAACAACCAAAGCAGGCAGATCTAAGACAAAATATCATCAACAAGTAAGCCAAACATGATAAAACGAAAATATTTCCATCCAAAGATTTCTCTGAAGAATCATTACCATTGGATTTCAATCCAGCTGCTACTGGCAGCCGGGTGATGGCAAACAAGGCACGCCcaattgatattggaaaaataagcaAAGCCAAATTGAATATCACACCAGTCAACCATGCAAGCACCACATTAGTGGCAACCGAATACCGACTTATCTTCTTCACTAGCAACACAGTATAATTTGGCATATAAGTTTCGTCGATGAGAAACCTCAGAAGAAGAACACGAGAAAGTGAATCGCCAACTTTTCGTGgtgcttgccaaaatgataagctcTCAGCAGGCCAACTGCAGTAGCAACGATCACACGGATTAAAATAAGGTGTTGACTGGCCAATACATCAGTCAGATGAAACTAAATTGAATGCTTACGTGATATTTAATGGGAACAATTCCGGTGCCAAACGATCAGCAATctgaacaggaacaaaaataaccgCAGCCATATAGAGAATGCCATGCAGAAGATGATGAGGCTTGTTGAAATAAAATTTGTAGAATGGTTCGTCGATGTTAATATCATAGTCGAAAGTGGGAATGGCAACTCCTGGCCTGAATATCTACTCATAACAAAAATACAGCGCCCATTATACCCCTGAATCATATATATACTCCATATACTTTTGACATGGTGATAGTATGACAAATACCTTGTGAAGAAGTGTGGACCATAGGCCGTGTAGATACAAAAATTCGAATCCAATAAGACAATGAAGAGCAGTTGAAGCAAAAGATGAAGCAAACATAAGTTCCAATCTTTGAGACATTGTTGCACCCAACATTTTTGAAGTGCAGATATCGAGCGACCAGCCAAAGAAGAGCGGGTATATTATAAGTCCGTGCAGGGCATTAAGACAAAAACTGGCAACACTGGTAAAACATGTGATCCCTGTGAGGAATATACCAGACAGACTTGTAATGAAAGCTGCGATCACAAGGCGCTTCCCCCTCAAGTATTGGCCAAAAATGTACAGCCCGGCATAAATTACACCCACAGAAATGATAAACCCGTATCCAGTtagaaggacggaagctgtcgaagtGTAGGAGTTGAATTCACCCGCATTGCAAGAATCGGAACACGATATGCACCATAGGACGATCCTTCCCAAAGAGAATGGGAGAAACACCAAAACACAAGCAAGGGCCAGGTCGAACATCACCACCTGGTTAGACAAGAATTAATACTGTTACAGCTTGCGCAAACAAGTAGAAAACCAAGCATACGAAATTTGATGTGTTCATTCGTATTATTTTACTATATAACATGGCACAGTAGTTTTCTCATGTGACCTTAATTTTAGTTTTGCTACTAATTATCTGGACACCTCTAGCTATAGGATGATAAACTTTGAATTGGAGCCATGCATATTGAACCGTAACCAACTCTGAACAAACAAGAAACCATGACAATGTGTGCTAAATGCTGCTCCAATCCCCAAAACAGATCTGCATCAATTGGTGTTTTACTACAATATAAGGACCTATAATGATCTTATCATTCGCCGTATATAGCATAAAAGAGGCAGCAGATagaggacattggttgagaagcaccGATCGAGCATACCACCAAGAACGCCTCGACGGCAAATAGCGCAAGTATTTGCGAGCCATCAAATCCTCCAAACCCCTGGCGCCGAGCATCCAGGCGTGCAACCCAGTGCGAAAATGGAGCTACAGCAAACGGCACATACTCATGTGCAAATGCGACCCAGAGCGCGAACAAACCGAGGGCGGAGGCGGTAGAGAGGCGGAGTGAGAGCAGGTAGTGTGCTTCATCAAAGGACCTAGCAAGCGCGAGGCGCCATGACCAGAGGGTCCCGATGTGAATGGTGAATTCCGGCACGATGCAGGCAGCGAAGATGAGTGGGAGCAGCAGACCAGTGAGCTTGTCCGGCAAGCCCACTATGAACTCAGAAATGGGCAGCCTCGCAGGTGCGTTCCTGGCGTAGAGAAGTTGGGTGGAGATGCCGCGGTTGCACACCTGAAATGGTTCGAGACGGTCGAGCACATCAATATAATTAGCATCACACCGAAATGGAACACGAAAAGGATTAAGCGCAAAATACAACAACATCAATATGACAAGAACGTATTCAGTGAGGAACCATGGTCGTAGCAATCTGCGACGCTCGGCACGCAGTAATTAGGGTTGAAATTAGTTGTAAATAAGATGTGTCTATATACACAATGAGACTGAATGAAAAGAAAAGGGAAACGACTAAGCTCGCTCCAAACACCGCGATCGACAAGGTGATCTTAATCGCGGCGGATGTGATGCTGAGAACTTGTTACATTGCAAGAATATGACGAGAGTGTTAAAAAATGTACTATTAATCACACTGCAAAAGGGGTACATTTTTCACTTCCCTAAGGAATCACATCACATAGACATAGGCATAGACATGTAGTGATAAATGGGACGACTGAAATTAGCAGCAACATggatgcagagagagagagagaggggggaaaccctaggcggcaGGTACCTCGCAGCGGGGTTTTTCCGCGGGTGGCGATCCACCGGAGCTGGCAGTCGTCGTGGACGAACCTGATGCTGCCGCGGCAGGCGCAGGGGCGGCGCAGGGGGCGG encodes:
- the LOC119349791 gene encoding trimethylguanosine synthase-like; translation: MAATAAEEPRRDVDGELSGAPAVGLDPGPGSRDAAPAPEPTAMPSPAEGSSSMKKLGKLFRLTEVHLWDDFYVKPHDWRAAETAGSNGSQTAKTRNKAAKQTDEDHSFVEDMELASLMGSLGLPVSFSTRKEKKKTPAKGKHQGRQAPYEAASTPMDDNVRTCTHSEELEQVQESMDCMEQTNSCVSSRAAAGYSEVYHGDVDKTLGEDSINQCEPNGNMSSPVKSGSPVQENQAADSSMQLNEVMLGQHSVDDESIMSCDELCHEEKSSEREDKISGETPPTSYDNNDPCPAEPSPVNNHVENSGSGFYYECGDWQVLWDQFYSQYYYYNIQTQESTWDPPQGLEDFVSYCSTYSSQGIDEQVSQLTSTLVEEHNKINAELDKSSGVLSCVKHYISQPDEDAVQYGANASPHDNGETTFDQAGDNSHLDEQRHDLYNEAQSLSDITDKESIYPSAIATINEVQDAENMQNDSSVAELLEVNQEATTTKKKKRVRRSQSSHSCQDLAENISNDIAKYWNQRYSLFSLFDSGIKMDEEGWFSVTPEPIAKHHASRVGAGTLIDCFTGVGGNTIQFATKCKHVVAVDIDPQKIDCAQHNATVYGVNDHIDFIIGDFIHIAPHLKGETVFMSPPWGGPDYAKVDVYDIKTMLKPCDGYHLFKVATAIASRVVMFLPRNSDLDQLADMCLSVDPPWAVEVEKNYLNGKLKAITAYFEEQGSVDENCIFREQRR